A DNA window from Engraulis encrasicolus isolate BLACKSEA-1 chromosome 3, IST_EnEncr_1.0, whole genome shotgun sequence contains the following coding sequences:
- the LOC134445479 gene encoding C-X-C motif chemokine 11-6-like produces MKSAAALIALLVVLLVGDAIGQRGSRGRCKCQDEGVQFIRPKLIESLEVIPSSSSCDKVEIIVTMKNGNKKCLNPESPFAQNYIKSIEKRSVEIKP; encoded by the exons ATGAAGTCAGCAGCAGCTCTCATCGCTCTTCTGGTCGTCCTGCTGGTCGGAGACGCAATAG GTCAAAGGGGCAGTCGGGGAAGGTGCAAGTGTCAGGATGAGGGGGTCCAGTTCATTCGCCCAAAACTCATCGAGAGCCTGGAGGTGATTCCCTCCTCCTCGTCTTGTGACAAAGTGGAGATAAT TGTCACTATGAAGAACGGCAATAAGAAGTGTCTGAACCCAGAGAGCCCATTTGCTCAGAATTACATCAAATCCATCGAAAAGAG GAGTGTGGAGATCAAGCCCTGA